A window of the Cellvibrio sp. pealriver genome harbors these coding sequences:
- the xdp1 gene encoding exosortase-dependent surface protein XDP1 — translation MPSIKSFIAGIALSTGFAMNAVALPVTINLAPNTSTNVWSFSYTSTEANLTVTGWSNSSSGSKNIVQDKIGRWSGSGIGVENASSPEHAIDNSKGDYDAVLFSFSKIVDVSGLAIGWAQTDADVSVLAYTGATPFSGSLAGLGNNWATLLSNGWSVVGNYNRNGSGSFAVNPADIQSQYWLVGAYNAAFGAPTQSNKLTQKNDYFKLKSVTFEAKTVKVPEANSLILLMLGLVGLVVARRRSA, via the coding sequence ATGCCATCCATTAAATCGTTTATTGCAGGAATCGCATTAAGCACTGGCTTCGCTATGAACGCGGTTGCATTACCGGTGACCATTAACCTCGCACCGAATACCTCAACGAACGTGTGGTCATTTAGCTACACCTCTACCGAAGCAAACCTCACTGTAACCGGCTGGTCTAATAGCTCCAGCGGTAGCAAAAACATCGTGCAGGATAAGATCGGCAGATGGTCAGGCTCTGGCATCGGAGTAGAAAATGCCAGTAGCCCCGAGCATGCAATTGACAACTCCAAGGGCGACTATGATGCCGTGTTGTTTTCATTTAGCAAAATCGTTGATGTAAGCGGCTTGGCGATTGGCTGGGCACAAACCGATGCTGATGTGTCTGTTCTTGCTTATACCGGTGCAACTCCCTTCTCCGGAAGCTTGGCTGGCCTCGGCAACAACTGGGCAACATTGTTGAGTAACGGCTGGAGTGTTGTAGGTAACTACAATCGCAACGGCAGTGGCAGTTTCGCGGTGAATCCAGCGGATATACAGTCCCAGTACTGGCTGGTGGGTGCTTACAACGCGGCGTTTGGTGCACCAACCCAATCCAATAAACTGACTCAAAAAAATGACTACTTCAAACTCAAATCAGTCACGTTTGAAGCGAAAACAGTAAAAGTTCCCGAGGCAAACTCACTGATCCTGTTGATGTTAGGCTTGGTAGGCTTGGTTGTTGCGCGTCGTCGTTCAGCTTAA
- a CDS encoding cation:proton antiporter — MSIAQLSVVFFLQMFVILAVCRLVGWIGQKYLHQPQVVGEMIAGVILGPSLFGLLMPELQKTIFPTEMKGVLYVGAQLGVGMYMFLVGLGFRGDHFKANLKSAAAVSISGMAAPFLVAIAITPWLMSVPGLFSEKATAFSATLFMGACIAITAFPMLARIIHERGLSQTKLGTLSLSAGAIDDAGAWCVLAIVLATFGAGAELAIKTIIGGIIFATFMILVAPKLLAPLARAAEKQQTLSPTLLAIVLMCFMLSAFTADAIGLHAVFGGFLLGAIMPRGKLTQEVKRQLEPFVVIALIPIFFTYSGLNTQLTMVNNMELLAIAAVILVGSILAKGVACWGAARLCGADNRTAMGIGALMNARGLMELIIINIGLQAGVIGPALFSIMVLMAIVTTLMASPLFELVYGKRARETGELAAVGAEETQ, encoded by the coding sequence ATGTCAATTGCCCAACTCTCCGTAGTGTTTTTCCTACAGATGTTCGTCATCCTTGCTGTTTGCCGTTTGGTAGGCTGGATTGGACAAAAATACCTTCACCAACCCCAAGTGGTCGGGGAAATGATTGCCGGGGTTATCCTCGGCCCATCACTATTTGGCTTATTAATGCCGGAACTCCAAAAAACCATCTTCCCTACCGAGATGAAAGGCGTTCTTTATGTAGGCGCACAACTGGGCGTGGGCATGTATATGTTTTTGGTGGGGCTTGGCTTTCGCGGCGATCACTTCAAGGCCAATCTCAAAAGTGCAGCTGCCGTTTCCATCTCCGGTATGGCAGCACCGTTTTTGGTGGCGATTGCCATTACTCCGTGGCTGATGAGCGTGCCCGGACTCTTTTCTGAAAAAGCGACCGCTTTCAGTGCAACCCTGTTTATGGGTGCATGCATTGCGATTACCGCCTTCCCTATGCTGGCGCGGATTATCCACGAGCGCGGCCTTAGCCAAACCAAGCTCGGTACCTTGTCACTATCAGCGGGCGCAATTGACGATGCAGGAGCTTGGTGTGTGCTGGCGATTGTATTGGCAACATTTGGCGCGGGTGCGGAGTTGGCCATTAAAACCATCATCGGGGGGATAATTTTCGCCACCTTTATGATTCTGGTTGCCCCCAAACTACTGGCACCTCTAGCGCGCGCTGCAGAAAAACAGCAAACGCTCAGCCCAACATTACTCGCTATCGTTTTGATGTGTTTTATGTTGTCCGCTTTTACCGCGGACGCGATTGGCCTGCATGCTGTGTTTGGTGGATTCTTACTCGGCGCGATTATGCCGCGCGGTAAACTGACGCAAGAAGTCAAACGCCAACTGGAGCCCTTCGTCGTAATCGCGCTGATCCCAATCTTCTTTACTTACTCAGGCCTTAATACCCAACTCACTATGGTTAACAACATGGAGCTGCTGGCGATTGCAGCGGTAATTTTAGTGGGTTCGATCCTCGCCAAAGGCGTTGCCTGCTGGGGGGCAGCCCGCCTGTGCGGTGCTGACAACCGTACAGCGATGGGGATTGGCGCACTGATGAATGCGCGCGGCTTGATGGAGCTGATTATTATCAATATTGGCTTGCAAGCCGGCGTTATTGGCCCGGCACTTTTTTCCATAATGGTGCTGATGGCGATTGTTACCACTTTGATGGCATCACCACTCTTTGAGCTCGTCTACGGTAAACGCGCTCGTGAAACGGGTGAACTTGCCGCAGTTGGCGCAGAAGAAACACAGTAA
- a CDS encoding hydrogen peroxide-inducible genes activator, with translation MTLTELRYIVVLAEEQHFGRTAERCHVSQPTLSIAVRKLEEELGVELFERTKTCVKPNEIGGQIVAQAKALLANVASIKALADAGKDQLGSPLALGTIFTMGPYLLPQLIPHLQKQVPEMPLFVQEDLTESLRKKLRDGVLDVILVSLPFNAPDVVTQELFDEPLVLVMPYTHPLVHLQEITLDDIKQQQLLLMGPGHCLREQVLELIPGLREQVADAAYHCAEANSLETLRYMIAAGLGLSILPRSAAEASLCQANRLVARPLAIPGSQRRLALAWRASFPRYKAIDVLRKSILTCSGAYWSFTTEPDENVQTMLSVHW, from the coding sequence ATGACCCTTACCGAACTGCGTTACATCGTTGTCCTTGCCGAGGAGCAACATTTTGGCCGCACGGCTGAGCGCTGCCATGTGAGCCAGCCGACCTTGAGTATTGCGGTCAGAAAACTGGAAGAGGAATTGGGTGTGGAGCTGTTTGAACGCACCAAAACCTGCGTCAAACCTAATGAAATTGGTGGGCAAATCGTAGCGCAGGCAAAAGCGTTGCTGGCTAATGTGGCGAGTATCAAAGCGCTTGCCGATGCAGGCAAAGATCAGCTTGGTAGCCCTCTTGCTTTGGGTACTATTTTTACTATGGGGCCTTACCTTCTGCCCCAGCTTATTCCGCACTTGCAAAAGCAGGTTCCGGAAATGCCGTTATTTGTGCAAGAAGACCTCACGGAAAGCTTGCGTAAAAAATTACGCGATGGCGTGTTGGATGTGATTCTGGTTTCCCTGCCGTTCAATGCGCCGGATGTGGTTACCCAGGAGTTATTTGATGAGCCGCTGGTGTTGGTTATGCCCTACACACACCCATTGGTGCATCTACAGGAAATCACATTGGATGATATAAAACAGCAGCAGCTATTACTGATGGGCCCTGGGCATTGCTTGCGTGAGCAGGTGCTGGAGCTGATTCCGGGGCTGCGCGAGCAAGTGGCTGATGCCGCTTATCATTGTGCAGAAGCAAATAGTTTGGAAACGCTTCGCTATATGATTGCGGCAGGTCTAGGCTTAAGCATATTGCCACGCTCCGCAGCAGAGGCGAGTCTGTGCCAGGCGAATCGATTGGTGGCGCGTCCGCTAGCGATCCCCGGTAGCCAACGGCGTTTGGCACTTGCATGGCGCGCCAGCTTCCCGCGTTACAAAGCGATTGATGTGTTGCGCAAATCCATACTGACATGTAGCGGAGCTTATTGGAGTTTCACCACTGAACCCGATGAAAATGTGCAGAC